A single window of Pontibacillus chungwhensis DNA harbors:
- a CDS encoding enoyl-CoA hydratase, with the protein MDYLQLESTDGVAVITIQSPPANALASYILKDLASAFDEIEADPSLKAVVIKGEGKFFSAGADIKEFTSFQSQEDLSNLGREGQLLFQRIEHFRAPVIAAIHGAALGGGLELAMSCHMRIVTEDAKLGLPELSLGIIPGFAGTQRLPRYVGSAKAYEMILTGEPITGKEAYSIGLANKAVTFDALEEESMKLAKKMAAKSGPSIEAVMRLIPHTFTSTYEQGQQEEAKEFGKVFGNEDAKEGVKAFIEKRQPNFKDQ; encoded by the coding sequence ATGGATTATTTACAGTTAGAATCCACAGATGGTGTGGCCGTCATTACGATTCAAAGCCCACCAGCTAATGCATTAGCAAGTTATATTTTAAAAGATCTTGCCTCAGCTTTTGATGAGATTGAGGCAGATCCTTCCTTAAAAGCTGTAGTGATAAAAGGGGAAGGGAAATTCTTCTCAGCTGGAGCGGACATTAAGGAATTTACGTCCTTTCAGAGCCAGGAAGATTTAAGCAATCTGGGTCGTGAAGGACAACTGCTCTTTCAGCGTATAGAACATTTCAGGGCGCCAGTCATTGCAGCCATCCATGGAGCAGCCCTCGGAGGCGGATTAGAACTTGCTATGTCTTGCCATATGCGAATTGTGACAGAAGATGCAAAGCTTGGTTTACCTGAACTCTCATTAGGGATCATACCTGGATTTGCAGGAACGCAGCGTCTCCCTCGTTATGTAGGAAGTGCCAAAGCCTATGAAATGATTCTTACAGGGGAACCGATTACTGGTAAAGAAGCTTATTCAATTGGGCTTGCTAATAAAGCGGTTACATTTGATGCTTTAGAAGAGGAATCTATGAAACTAGCAAAGAAAATGGCTGCTAAGAGTGGCCCATCTATTGAAGCTGTTATGCGATTAATCCCGCATACATTTACTTCTACTTACGAGCAAGGCCAACAAGAAGAAGCAAAGGAATTTGGAAAGGTATTCGGAAATGAGGATGCCAAGGAAGGCGTAAAAGCCTTTATTGAAAAGCGTCAACCAAACTTTAAAGATCAATAG
- a CDS encoding TetR/AcrR family transcriptional regulator encodes MNKNRPKYKQIIDAAVEVIAENGYHSSQVSKIAKKAGVADGTIYLYFKNKEDILVSLFQEKMGQFIEKIEEDIKTKSNAKEKLLAMIKTHYGLLSEDHHLAIVTQLELRQSNKDLRLKINDVLKRYLLVIDHIVEDGKAEGLFHESLDLRLVRQMVFGTLDETVTNWVMNDQKYSLTDQAEEVHELLIHGLTIHAK; translated from the coding sequence ATGAACAAAAATCGACCAAAGTACAAACAGATTATTGATGCAGCAGTAGAGGTCATCGCCGAAAATGGCTATCATTCCTCGCAAGTTTCTAAAATCGCCAAAAAAGCCGGAGTGGCTGATGGTACGATTTATCTTTACTTTAAGAATAAAGAAGACATCCTCGTTTCATTGTTCCAAGAAAAAATGGGGCAATTTATCGAAAAAATAGAGGAAGATATAAAAACAAAGTCGAATGCTAAAGAGAAGCTACTTGCAATGATTAAAACTCATTACGGGTTGCTATCCGAAGATCACCATTTAGCAATCGTTACGCAGTTAGAGTTAAGACAATCAAATAAAGATTTACGTTTAAAGATTAACGATGTGCTAAAGAGATACCTCTTAGTCATTGATCACATCGTAGAGGATGGAAAGGCAGAAGGACTTTTTCATGAATCCCTTGATTTGCGTCTCGTTCGTCAAATGGTCTTTGGTACATTAGATGAGACGGTGACGAATTGGGTTATGAATGATCAGAAGTACAGCCTGACCGATCAAGCTGAAGAAGTGCATGAACTATTAATTCATGGACTTACTATACATGCTAAGTAA
- a CDS encoding long-chain-fatty-acid--CoA ligase, whose product MSELHAVDQRPWLKHYPEEIPTSIEYDEKPIHQFLKESALQYPKKKALHFMGKEISYDSLYSEVQQFASYLQYLGLRKGDRVSIMLPNCPQSVIAYYGILQAGGVVVQTNPLYVERELEYQMKDSGAKMIVCLDVLYPRVTNIKGKTDLEHVIVTGIKDYLPFPKNVVYPYIQKKQYGLIVRPEHGGDTHVWEDLMLDASGIVHEVDIDPKEDVAILQYTGGTTGFPKGVMLTHYNLVSNTQMSDAWLYKAKKGEEIILGILPFFHVYGMTSVMNLSIMLGNKMILLPKFEVEDVLKTIQKQRPTLFPGAPTIYIALLNHPSLQKYDLSSIEACISGSAPLPAEVQEQFERVTGGKLVEGYGLSESSPVTHSNFVWEKRVSGSVGVPWPDTDAKIFKPETTEEAEPGEIGEIAVFGPQIMKGYWNKPEETAQVLREGWLLTGDLGYMDEEGYFYIVDRKKDMIIAGGYNIYPREIEEVLYEHEAIQEVVVAGVPDPYRGETVKAYVVLKENKTLTEEELDAYSRKHIAAYKVPRIYEFRTELPKTAVGKILRRSLVDEEREKLAQSNKTTS is encoded by the coding sequence ATGAGCGAATTACATGCAGTAGATCAGCGCCCATGGTTAAAACATTATCCAGAGGAGATCCCAACATCGATCGAGTACGATGAAAAGCCTATCCATCAATTCTTGAAGGAAAGTGCTCTTCAATACCCAAAAAAGAAAGCGCTTCATTTTATGGGCAAAGAGATATCGTATGATTCTTTATACTCAGAGGTTCAGCAATTTGCCAGTTACCTTCAGTATTTAGGGTTGAGAAAAGGGGACCGTGTTTCCATCATGCTCCCGAACTGTCCGCAGTCTGTAATTGCTTATTATGGTATTTTACAAGCTGGCGGTGTGGTGGTTCAGACAAATCCGCTTTATGTGGAGCGTGAGCTTGAGTATCAGATGAAAGACTCAGGTGCGAAGATGATCGTTTGTTTAGATGTCTTGTACCCGAGAGTCACTAACATAAAAGGGAAAACGGATCTCGAACACGTGATTGTAACTGGGATTAAAGATTATTTACCATTTCCTAAAAACGTGGTGTACCCGTATATTCAGAAGAAGCAGTATGGTTTAATTGTGCGTCCTGAACACGGAGGAGACACCCATGTGTGGGAAGATCTAATGTTAGATGCATCTGGAATCGTTCATGAAGTAGATATAGATCCTAAAGAGGATGTAGCCATCCTTCAGTATACAGGGGGGACAACAGGATTCCCTAAAGGGGTCATGCTTACCCACTATAATTTAGTTTCGAATACTCAAATGTCTGATGCCTGGTTGTATAAGGCGAAAAAAGGCGAAGAAATCATATTAGGTATTCTTCCGTTCTTCCATGTATATGGGATGACCTCCGTTATGAATTTATCAATTATGCTGGGTAATAAAATGATTTTACTTCCAAAATTCGAAGTAGAGGACGTGTTAAAAACGATTCAGAAACAGCGTCCAACTTTATTCCCAGGTGCCCCGACAATTTATATTGCTTTACTAAATCATCCTTCTTTACAAAAGTATGATTTATCTTCCATTGAGGCATGTATTAGCGGGTCGGCTCCTCTTCCTGCAGAGGTGCAGGAACAATTTGAGCGTGTGACAGGTGGGAAGTTAGTTGAAGGATATGGTCTTTCGGAGTCTTCGCCAGTTACACATTCCAACTTTGTTTGGGAGAAGCGGGTAAGTGGAAGTGTTGGTGTCCCTTGGCCTGATACTGATGCCAAAATCTTTAAGCCTGAAACGACAGAAGAAGCAGAACCTGGTGAAATTGGAGAAATAGCTGTCTTTGGCCCGCAGATCATGAAAGGGTATTGGAATAAGCCTGAAGAAACAGCTCAGGTGCTCCGTGAGGGATGGTTGTTGACGGGTGATTTAGGCTACATGGACGAAGAAGGGTATTTTTACATTGTAGATCGAAAAAAAGATATGATTATTGCTGGGGGATACAATATATATCCTCGTGAAATAGAAGAAGTCCTATATGAACACGAGGCTATTCAGGAAGTAGTCGTAGCAGGTGTGCCCGATCCTTATAGAGGCGAAACGGTTAAAGCCTATGTGGTCTTAAAAGAGAATAAAACCTTGACTGAGGAAGAACTTGACGCCTACAGCCGTAAGCATATTGCCGCTTATAAAGTACCACGAATCTATGAATTCAGAACAGAATTGCCTAAGACAGCTGTCGGGAAGATCTTACGTCGTTCCCTCGTAGATGAAGAGAGAGAAAAGCTTGCCCAATCAAACAAAACGACTAGTTGA
- a CDS encoding DUF350 domain-containing protein — protein MDFWEHALVETAARYSVAVLCAVLFLAIFEVVTKYNNWEHIKKGNFSVAMATGGKIFGISNIFRYSIQHNDSLLEMIGWGFFGFVLLLFGYFIFEFLTPSFRIDDEIEQDNRAVGFISMVISVGLSFVIGANIN, from the coding sequence ATGGACTTTTGGGAGCATGCCCTTGTAGAGACAGCAGCACGTTATAGCGTTGCTGTTCTCTGCGCTGTTTTATTTCTTGCTATCTTTGAAGTGGTGACGAAATATAACAACTGGGAACATATAAAGAAAGGGAATTTTTCAGTAGCAATGGCTACAGGAGGTAAGATCTTTGGGATCTCAAACATTTTCCGCTATTCGATTCAGCACAATGATTCTCTGTTAGAAATGATCGGCTGGGGGTTCTTTGGGTTTGTACTGCTATTATTTGGTTATTTTATATTTGAATTCCTTACCCCAAGCTTTCGAATTGATGATGAGATTGAACAGGACAACCGGGCTGTAGGGTTTATCTCCATGGTCATTTCAGTTGGATTATCCTTTGTCATAGGAGCAAACATTAACTAA
- a CDS encoding endonuclease MutS2, with translation MNERIYHVLEYNKMIEQLAEQASSSLGKEQILKLKPSIEVEEVQKWQAETDEAAHVLRLKGHAPLGGVFDIRPHVKRAAIGGMLQPEECLDIASTLYGSKQMKTFIEDMDVEEDLMIPILQEMAEQIVPLNDLERSIRNRIDDHGKVMDGASDKLRTLRSKIRTTENKVRDKLDGWTRSKSKMLSDAIITIRNDRYVLPVKQEYRGSFGGIVHDQSSSGATLFIEPQAVVELNNQLQEARVQEKHEIERILIELSERIAADEDYLYQNVKVLAKLDFMFAKARFGKTMRAAKPTINDQGIIKMKQARHPLIPEDEVVPNDVELGEDFTSIVITGPNTGGKTVTLKMVGLCQLMAQAGLQIPAQDGCQLTVFENIFADIGDEQSIEQSLSTFSSHMTNIVDILQKVDHKGLVLFDELGAGTDPQEGAALAMSILDDVVGRGARVIATTHYPELKAYGFNRDGVVNASVEFDVETLRPTYRLLIGVPGRSNAFEISRRLGLEESIITTAKGHMGADSESVENMIASLEESRRGADRDYEEAEELLQEAQNLRNELEQKWAEFESKREDLYQKAEEKAKKAVDKAKQEAEDIVSEMRNMKNQAELKEHEWIEARKMLDEAQPELAKKKQKQPVKKKATQPTLQPGDEVNVLSLNQQGHIIEKVNDKEFQVQLGIMKMKVKAKDLEFVKREEPLKQKPMATVKGSSHHVKPELDLRGERYEEALHRLEKYVDDAILAGYKTVHIIHGKGTGALRKGVEEFAKRHRSIAGARSGGMNEGGGGVTVFELR, from the coding sequence ATGAATGAACGAATCTATCATGTTTTAGAATATAATAAAATGATTGAACAATTAGCAGAACAGGCTTCGTCCTCCCTTGGTAAAGAACAAATCTTAAAACTAAAACCATCTATTGAGGTTGAAGAGGTTCAGAAATGGCAAGCAGAAACGGATGAAGCAGCACATGTACTACGTTTAAAAGGGCACGCGCCACTTGGTGGGGTTTTCGATATTCGTCCTCACGTAAAGCGTGCGGCTATCGGGGGCATGCTGCAACCTGAAGAGTGTTTGGATATTGCGAGTACTCTATATGGAAGTAAGCAAATGAAAACGTTCATTGAAGACATGGACGTGGAAGAAGACTTAATGATACCGATCTTGCAAGAAATGGCTGAACAAATTGTGCCACTAAATGATTTAGAACGCTCGATTCGAAATCGTATTGACGATCACGGTAAAGTAATGGATGGAGCTAGTGATAAATTACGCACACTCCGTTCAAAAATTAGAACGACAGAAAATAAAGTACGTGACAAGCTGGACGGGTGGACTAGGTCAAAAAGTAAAATGCTTTCTGATGCCATTATCACCATCCGAAATGATCGTTATGTATTACCTGTGAAGCAGGAATACAGAGGTTCTTTTGGAGGGATCGTACACGACCAATCTTCCTCTGGAGCTACGTTATTTATTGAGCCTCAAGCAGTAGTAGAATTGAATAATCAACTGCAAGAAGCCCGCGTTCAGGAAAAGCATGAGATTGAACGGATTCTAATTGAATTGTCAGAACGTATTGCAGCCGATGAAGATTACCTGTATCAGAATGTAAAGGTACTGGCAAAACTGGACTTTATGTTTGCGAAGGCTCGCTTTGGTAAGACAATGAGAGCAGCTAAGCCAACCATTAATGACCAAGGGATCATTAAAATGAAGCAAGCACGCCACCCTTTAATTCCAGAAGATGAAGTAGTGCCAAATGACGTGGAGCTTGGCGAGGATTTTACATCAATTGTGATCACAGGTCCCAATACGGGTGGTAAGACCGTCACATTGAAAATGGTCGGATTATGCCAGCTGATGGCTCAAGCTGGGTTACAAATACCTGCACAAGATGGCTGTCAACTTACTGTCTTTGAAAATATCTTTGCTGATATTGGAGATGAACAGTCCATTGAGCAATCCTTAAGTACATTTTCTTCTCACATGACGAATATCGTGGACATCTTACAAAAAGTCGACCATAAAGGCTTGGTGCTATTTGATGAATTAGGCGCAGGAACAGACCCGCAAGAAGGTGCCGCTTTAGCCATGTCCATTTTAGATGATGTAGTCGGAAGAGGGGCAAGAGTCATAGCAACCACCCACTATCCTGAGCTAAAAGCCTATGGATTTAACAGAGATGGTGTTGTCAATGCTTCTGTTGAATTTGATGTAGAAACATTAAGACCGACATATCGTTTACTTATTGGCGTACCTGGGCGGAGTAATGCTTTTGAAATCTCTAGAAGATTGGGGCTAGAAGAAAGCATTATAACCACAGCTAAAGGCCATATGGGAGCCGATTCAGAAAGTGTCGAAAACATGATCGCTTCCCTTGAAGAGTCTAGACGTGGAGCCGATCGTGATTATGAAGAAGCTGAGGAATTGCTCCAAGAAGCTCAAAACCTGCGTAATGAGTTAGAGCAAAAATGGGCAGAGTTTGAAAGTAAACGAGAAGACCTATATCAAAAAGCCGAAGAAAAGGCGAAAAAAGCTGTCGATAAAGCGAAACAAGAAGCAGAAGATATTGTCTCAGAAATGCGTAATATGAAGAATCAGGCAGAGCTTAAGGAGCATGAGTGGATTGAAGCTCGTAAAATGCTTGATGAGGCACAGCCGGAACTAGCTAAGAAAAAACAAAAGCAGCCTGTGAAGAAGAAGGCTACTCAACCTACTTTGCAACCTGGTGATGAAGTAAATGTCCTCTCCTTAAATCAGCAAGGTCATATTATTGAAAAAGTAAATGATAAAGAGTTTCAGGTGCAGTTAGGTATTATGAAGATGAAGGTAAAAGCCAAAGACTTGGAGTTCGTGAAACGCGAAGAGCCTTTAAAACAAAAGCCGATGGCAACTGTGAAAGGGTCAAGTCACCATGTGAAACCGGAACTTGATCTTCGAGGAGAGCGTTATGAGGAGGCTTTACATCGTTTGGAGAAGTATGTGGATGATGCCATTTTAGCTGGGTATAAAACGGTTCATATTATTCACGGAAAAGGAACAGGTGCTCTCCGCAAAGGTGTAGAAGAATTCGCAAAGCGCCACAGATCGATTGCAGGTGCACGATCTGGAGGTATGAACGAAGGAGGCGGCGGCGTTACCGTCTTTGAATTACGCTAA
- the polX gene encoding DNA polymerase/3'-5' exonuclease PolX, protein MKVDKKELVKKLEQIAVYMELKGENPFKISAYRKAAQALESDDRSLSEIDDFTKMNGIGKGTAAVIDEFIEKGESDTLNQLQEEVPAGLVPLLQLQGLGGKKLAKLYQELGVTDATSLKTACEEGKVQELSGFGKKTEEKILQALEDITKRPERLPIAVMLPLAKKIESYLDEMNAIEQYSRAGSLRRMRETIKDLDFIIATKDYEAVREQLLEIENVKEIIAKGDTKVSLLLAEGYDIAVDFRLVAPDEFATTLHHFTGSKDHNVAMRQLAKEQGEKISEYGVENTETGEVKTFQSEQEFFAHFNLNFIPPEVREQTGEVESFKEPIQLLEHKDIRGDLHMHSAWSDGAQSIREMAERAKEKGYEYIAITDHSKYLRVANGLNEDRLRKQREEIEKVNETMKDFHIFAGIEMDILPDGSLDFSNEFLKEMDFVIASIHSNFSQPKETIMKRLRTALECPHVHLIAHPTGRLIGRRDGYEIDMEELIQGAKETNTALELNANPNRLDLAASYIRQAQEEGVRIAINTDAHNYSMLEDMEVGVGIGRKGWLRKDTVLNTWTVDQLKAFMKENR, encoded by the coding sequence ATGAAAGTAGATAAGAAGGAACTCGTTAAAAAATTGGAACAGATTGCTGTATACATGGAGCTTAAAGGGGAAAACCCTTTTAAGATTTCAGCTTACCGTAAAGCTGCGCAAGCATTAGAAAGTGATGATCGTTCTTTATCAGAAATTGATGATTTCACTAAAATGAACGGCATTGGTAAAGGGACAGCGGCAGTCATTGATGAATTTATAGAAAAAGGCGAGTCTGATACGTTAAATCAGCTGCAGGAAGAAGTGCCTGCTGGTCTTGTTCCTTTGTTGCAACTTCAAGGGCTAGGGGGTAAAAAGCTTGCGAAACTGTACCAGGAACTTGGGGTAACCGATGCAACGTCGTTAAAGACTGCTTGTGAGGAAGGGAAAGTGCAGGAACTCAGTGGTTTCGGAAAGAAAACGGAAGAAAAAATCCTTCAAGCTTTAGAAGATATTACAAAGCGCCCTGAACGACTTCCGATTGCAGTTATGCTACCATTGGCAAAGAAGATTGAAAGCTATCTTGATGAGATGAATGCCATTGAACAATATTCAAGGGCTGGAAGTTTAAGAAGAATGAGAGAAACCATTAAAGACTTAGACTTTATTATAGCTACAAAAGATTATGAGGCAGTAAGAGAGCAACTGCTTGAAATTGAAAATGTGAAAGAAATTATTGCTAAAGGGGATACGAAGGTATCGCTTTTATTAGCTGAGGGCTATGATATAGCTGTAGATTTCCGTCTTGTCGCACCTGATGAATTTGCGACTACCCTCCATCATTTTACGGGATCAAAGGATCATAATGTAGCTATGCGTCAGCTTGCTAAAGAACAAGGAGAGAAGATTAGCGAGTATGGTGTTGAGAATACGGAAACAGGAGAAGTTAAAACGTTTCAATCGGAACAAGAATTCTTTGCTCATTTTAACCTGAACTTTATTCCACCAGAGGTAAGGGAACAAACAGGAGAAGTGGAATCGTTCAAAGAGCCGATTCAATTGCTTGAACACAAGGATATACGTGGAGATCTGCATATGCACTCGGCTTGGAGTGACGGAGCGCAGTCCATTCGTGAAATGGCAGAAAGAGCAAAAGAAAAAGGATATGAGTACATCGCAATCACAGATCACTCTAAGTACTTACGCGTTGCTAATGGATTAAACGAAGATCGACTCAGAAAGCAACGTGAAGAAATTGAGAAAGTAAACGAAACCATGAAAGATTTCCATATCTTTGCCGGAATTGAAATGGACATCTTACCGGATGGATCGTTGGATTTTTCAAACGAGTTCTTGAAGGAAATGGATTTTGTCATTGCGTCGATTCATTCTAACTTCTCACAGCCAAAAGAAACCATTATGAAGCGTCTAAGAACAGCTCTTGAGTGTCCTCACGTCCATTTAATTGCTCATCCTACAGGTCGGCTGATCGGTAGAAGGGATGGGTATGAAATCGATATGGAAGAACTCATTCAAGGTGCTAAAGAAACGAACACAGCGCTTGAATTGAACGCTAACCCCAATCGTTTAGACCTTGCTGCTTCTTATATAAGACAAGCTCAGGAAGAAGGAGTGCGTATTGCCATTAATACAGACGCCCATAATTATTCAATGCTCGAAGATATGGAAGTAGGGGTTGGCATTGGTCGTAAAGGCTGGCTTAGGAAAGATACAGTATTAAACACGTGGACGGTTGATCAATTAAAAGCGTTTATGAAAGAAAACAGGTAA
- a CDS encoding CvpA family protein, producing MIDLLLLGILVLGVLIGLRRGFVLQLFHMTGFIVAFILAVVYYDDLSPKLQLWIPYPELPEGSNWAVFVESLPLENAFYHAIAFAAIFFAVKVVMQIIASMLDFLADLPIVHTANGLLGGVLGFIEMYFILFIFLYIAALVPMNMVQNAVEDSFIAQTIVEHTPLFSGQIKALWFEHVSPHL from the coding sequence ATGATTGATTTATTATTATTAGGAATATTAGTTTTAGGAGTATTAATCGGTTTACGCAGGGGTTTTGTATTACAGCTCTTTCATATGACTGGATTTATTGTAGCTTTCATACTAGCTGTCGTCTACTATGATGATCTATCTCCGAAGTTACAGCTGTGGATTCCCTATCCGGAATTACCGGAAGGATCGAATTGGGCAGTCTTTGTAGAATCTCTTCCCTTGGAAAATGCATTTTACCATGCCATCGCATTTGCAGCGATTTTCTTTGCCGTAAAAGTAGTCATGCAAATCATCGCATCAATGCTAGACTTCTTAGCAGACCTTCCCATTGTTCATACAGCGAACGGATTGCTTGGAGGAGTACTTGGATTCATAGAAATGTATTTTATATTGTTTATCTTTTTATACATAGCGGCCCTTGTGCCAATGAATATGGTCCAAAATGCGGTGGAAGATTCATTTATCGCACAAACCATTGTAGAACACACACCTTTATTCTCTGGCCAGATCAAAGCGTTGTGGTTTGAGCATGTATCACCGCACCTCTAA
- the zapA gene encoding cell division protein ZapA codes for MSNSDKKRTTVDIHNRTYKIVGEEPSHHIRMVASLVDQKMKEIQESNPKLDTAQLAVLTAVNTMNDYLKLKEDYTNIVESKRKEEDRSDHD; via the coding sequence GTGTCGAATTCAGACAAAAAAAGAACAACGGTCGATATACATAATCGAACATACAAGATCGTAGGAGAGGAGCCATCGCACCATATACGCATGGTGGCTAGTCTGGTGGATCAAAAGATGAAAGAGATCCAGGAGTCAAACCCCAAATTGGATACTGCGCAACTTGCTGTACTAACAGCAGTTAACACCATGAATGATTACTTAAAGCTAAAAGAAGATTATACAAATATAGTTGAATCAAAAAGGAAAGAAGAGGATCGTTCAGACCATGATTGA
- the rnhC gene encoding ribonuclease HIII produces the protein MSQTVLKLPTNQLYKMQSYYQKTLKGNPPPGAVFAAKVNGCSITAYKSGKVLFQGPNHEQEAGKWGTASPSQKKPSKSSPTESQFAPPSSLYTSSHAGSDEAGTGDYFGPITVACAYVREDQIAQLKAAGVRDSKSLKDPQIEQIARKIVKMNIPYSLVTLHNDKYNQWQRKGWSQGKMKTMLHHHAYNKLLQKMNPDQPEGWVIDQFAERSVYEKHLRTEKATLQDNVYFLKKAESYSIAVAAASIIARTAFVHQMDKLSERAGMPLPKGASKRVDQAAAKLIETKGADVLEQFAKVHFANTEKAYKWIK, from the coding sequence TTGTCTCAAACAGTCCTTAAATTACCAACTAATCAATTATATAAAATGCAAAGCTATTATCAAAAAACATTAAAGGGAAACCCGCCGCCCGGTGCTGTCTTTGCCGCAAAAGTAAACGGCTGCTCGATTACAGCTTATAAATCAGGTAAAGTGCTATTTCAGGGCCCTAATCATGAACAAGAAGCAGGGAAGTGGGGAACAGCTAGTCCCTCTCAAAAAAAGCCAAGCAAATCCTCTCCTACTGAGTCTCAATTCGCACCACCATCTTCCCTCTACACATCTAGTCATGCGGGATCTGATGAGGCAGGGACAGGGGATTACTTCGGCCCTATTACAGTTGCCTGCGCTTATGTTCGGGAAGACCAAATCGCACAATTAAAGGCTGCAGGCGTTCGCGACTCTAAAAGTTTAAAAGACCCTCAAATTGAGCAAATCGCTCGTAAAATCGTAAAAATGAATATCCCTTATTCTCTCGTTACCCTGCACAATGATAAATATAACCAGTGGCAGAGAAAAGGATGGTCACAGGGGAAAATGAAAACAATGCTCCACCACCATGCTTATAACAAACTCTTGCAGAAAATGAATCCCGATCAACCTGAAGGCTGGGTCATTGACCAATTTGCTGAACGCTCAGTCTATGAAAAACACTTACGCACAGAGAAAGCAACCCTTCAGGACAATGTGTATTTCTTAAAAAAAGCCGAATCCTATTCCATCGCTGTTGCAGCTGCTTCGATCATCGCTCGAACAGCATTTGTCCATCAAATGGATAAGCTGTCTGAGCGTGCTGGTATGCCTTTACCTAAAGGGGCTTCAAAGCGCGTCGACCAAGCAGCAGCTAAGCTTATTGAAACAAAAGGAGCCGATGTGTTAGAACAATTCGCTAAAGTTCACTTTGCTAATACGGAGAAGGCCTATAAATGGATAAAATAG
- a CDS encoding alanine/glycine:cation symporter family protein, which produces MEWLPMLSNFLWKYVLSALLIFVGLFFTIRLKFFQIRHFGHILNQTAGQIFKKDKQKGSITPFQAFTSSLASTAGATNIVGVPVGIYLGGPGALFWMWIIALIGMATKYGEIAMGLKYREKNKEGIWVGGPQYYIRKALGWKVVAFLFAFILMLELIPSIMVQSNSITTQVQGAFGWDRWITGLIITGVVGIIVFGGIKRIANVTDKVVPFMVLTYLTICLIVIGANVSEIPAVFNLIITHAFTPISATGGFAGAGFALALRWGIARGLYSNEAGLGTAPITHAAAQTDHPSKQAFWGVFSVFIDTIIICTVSGLTVLVSGAWTQVESSDEASNMIDIALSTVYGDTFGGGFISLFLLFFVLTTVGVLVFFGEKQAEYLFGLKASWIMRFVYIISVFVGGIGGLEFIWQFLDLMLAAVVIFNVIPLFFMRKEIIDLTDDYFNRVYKGKDTKPKITLFQDQDPPSM; this is translated from the coding sequence ATGGAATGGTTACCTATGCTGTCTAACTTCTTATGGAAATATGTTTTATCTGCGCTTCTCATTTTTGTTGGCCTCTTTTTCACGATTCGATTGAAGTTTTTCCAGATTCGACATTTCGGACATATCCTCAATCAAACTGCAGGACAAATCTTCAAAAAAGACAAACAAAAGGGGTCAATTACTCCCTTCCAAGCTTTCACTTCTTCACTTGCCTCAACTGCTGGAGCTACAAACATCGTAGGTGTTCCAGTCGGTATTTACTTAGGTGGACCTGGTGCCTTATTTTGGATGTGGATTATTGCATTAATTGGAATGGCTACAAAATACGGAGAAATCGCTATGGGGTTGAAATACCGGGAAAAAAATAAAGAAGGAATATGGGTCGGGGGCCCTCAATATTACATTCGAAAAGCTCTCGGTTGGAAAGTAGTCGCCTTTTTATTCGCTTTTATACTTATGCTAGAACTCATACCAAGTATTATGGTTCAATCAAATTCCATCACGACGCAAGTGCAGGGAGCATTCGGATGGGATCGTTGGATTACAGGATTAATTATAACGGGAGTTGTAGGGATTATTGTATTTGGAGGAATCAAACGGATCGCTAACGTAACCGATAAAGTTGTCCCATTTATGGTTCTTACTTACTTAACGATTTGTTTAATTGTAATAGGTGCGAACGTTTCAGAAATTCCTGCGGTCTTTAATCTAATCATAACGCATGCATTCACACCAATATCTGCAACAGGAGGGTTTGCAGGTGCCGGATTTGCTCTCGCCCTTCGATGGGGAATTGCACGAGGGTTATACTCCAATGAGGCGGGTCTAGGAACAGCCCCTATCACACACGCAGCTGCTCAAACAGATCACCCCTCTAAGCAGGCTTTCTGGGGTGTGTTCAGCGTATTTATCGATACCATCATCATCTGTACCGTCTCAGGTTTAACTGTATTGGTATCAGGGGCATGGACACAAGTGGAATCCTCAGACGAAGCATCCAATATGATTGATATTGCATTATCAACTGTATACGGGGACACCTTTGGAGGAGGCTTCATTTCCCTTTTCCTTCTTTTCTTCGTATTAACGACTGTAGGGGTGCTTGTATTTTTCGGGGAAAAACAGGCAGAATATTTATTCGGGTTAAAAGCGTCTTGGATTATGCGTTTCGTCTATATCATTTCTGTCTTTGTAGGAGGTATTGGAGGGTTGGAGTTCATCTGGCAATTCCTTGATTTAATGTTAGCTGCTGTCGTGATCTTTAACGTGATCCCTCTCTTCTTTATGAGGAAAGAAATTATTGACTTAACGGACGATTACTTTAATAGGGTCTACAAAGGAAAAGATACGAAGCCAAAAATTACTCTTTTCCAAGATCAGGACCCTCCAAGTATGTAG